A genomic region of Capnocytophaga canimorsus contains the following coding sequences:
- a CDS encoding T9SS type B sorting domain-containing protein, giving the protein MRKLLMKNYDVVTRCSVRILMVVAMFFTTTIGFSQSPPTSYAVLVGETDPPQPSVCGDAGEYVVELILGNTASNDATLEITLPNDFEYEDGSIQANVGSATFQSRSGNKVILKLNVPATSTTSPKMSIRFRARTLCGAIATTVQGATKPKILYRLIGVGTEQIKSSKDINVLYAALQTSITPSAVNLPSGEQVERTIDLRNGGNGTIKSFRIKTTLGAGLQIVSSDTSPATDWTVSDDGAGTYEFSGGVLAPGQTVSIKQTVRLQGCTDFSSSYTATYGCDALASCDYPEINAATETPAISLDNTKKPILEIIHVGADGNPLTVAKNGGLCLDTDIYHYIKIENKGQGVAKDLIFTIETSTGDRFGSTYFIENSYEMADDHAFTQNVETPILTAPMAGDGYKWKAEWGGRFGTTGKHWLYEMRLRDIPAGGALYVRVKSRNNSATVGCATTPANLAYGYIVSKVRYSNANQCVTSAPVTTNQTPINVGQEIDFRGFNEASVSVEGGKVYNGSFNVNRVLATWNGLKKDDYFDIVLQLSPSFTNIQESSLKLFTNTGVPVNPSEVITNGNEVRFRFKYQNDIKPYDNKVWSGADFSINGLKIKFDATYNCGTTVGGDEAWYKLNMELKRTESCGTSFTMPTRCIKVDLTPYGCSSGCADGFVREIPTIERTVYGFEPTDPDNQGVPKYDGSGNLIPINPDTYTRTLQKSSFHIGDRIRFKQSGKVNKTTADQWTQGQFSFPMPENLHADADPLTIIDPQSVILTLQRAGATYTATALGLIQTGNKTITVNFDIPTLQAKGFPPSIADFQNGDVLTISMDMTPNKFGHTSQGQKLFYPNFKLIHNGADVVCGPPGIANSYYGITRFGLHVVPNQDQYPTYRQILECERGSQSYFYFDTFMNEILTTNAMFPNEHRTFLRPKKIWFNVPKGLILTGVKLRLDGQGSANFSDTHIDIDADNGDGNDAEVTDNTNYGFDLEKALRTLINNKVGHGDKPLHIDEGYRIFIVPEVKLNCYSGEAEVLSMEMELEGTGHSVNHSGFTHFNQTNIRTIRREIKYLADNDKITTTVAQPNYVGNTNEVRWVVQVANSSTFHKFTNLWIASTDMEITSVQEVTDATGNTLIGITPTKEPSGIFKLDKLEPTKTRYFLVTANVPECGTGNKNILFGQGCEGYPNAIDADSPCVKKLPVKYTKTEAAFQVKIISQPPADTRPKLCDQIEYDIEVNNSGAGLAKDITLNIPLGTDQGLFFVPGSAHISQKYTTGTQNTTGSWANANVTSANDIITISLGDNTLSSGEKIRVRFKVQTTNDCKFASHQKLQFIPKGKNFCGSEIININSATSDNLIIEGDTSNRPVVVINQSTAVVTFNEVGATGKPSAKYTLKFSNEGSASNADPINANAKLAIKLPTGWTFNSPQEIVTKSVGKLEYEGLQDDFYVYKLLTPVIKGQFLELNDVSMEFTGIFPCNIAQDIHTELYYVIDAGVFGSSCSPTPSCNLKTIIVERKMPLEISLPKANLKAGANTEFCGTKTVADLSNLIEQNANLAWYTTATGGTALASTHQITSTTYYVALKDALTGCESAERLAVSVTIKEQSERGHITKTEDAFCNVNSVTVAQLKSYINNQGEDGEIKIYEIDPVTQAPTTLKTDADQLTAGQMYAYTRTQVGKCESVYNHITLTIGKSATPAALTETLCGAISVDNLKAKFVVPVGAVIKVYLGTSEVTSGDLMAGFYQVSVVENGKCESNKQNVIIHTSADVPTFTIVNKDCTTLGSVTISNYNGINTYEFSDTALTMDDTTGKITGFVYGQAYTVTVTAAGGCQAQATFTVNDTCVIDAVDDTFAPVSGTVGGEAGNVLSDNGNGKDKLGSEDATTSNVQISVVTPAGTGNVPQLDTTTGKVTVPAGTPAGTYTIVYKICDNNNLSNCDTATATILVSTIKAEDDDMSGSPVNGSVGNPNVVNVLTNDIFDGVPNILISKVKLTVISQATPIGSTTNVPTLDSATGDVSVPTGTPAGTYTITYEICISGTTICDTATATVVVTAQLIKAQDDTFAPIAGVTGGTAGNVLFDNGKGADMLGGNPVTVTDVTISEVTPATPINGGNVPSLNIATGEVTVPANTPAGTYSIVYQICEKLNPSNCSTATATVVVTAQDIVAQDDTFAPIAGVTGGTVGNVLSDNGKGADMLGGNPATVTNVTISEVTPATPINGGNVPSLNKGTGEVTVPANTPAGTYSIVYQICEKLNPSNCDTATATVVVSPADLEAVPDDFSATPIRGTDGGKTSSVLTNDKLNGTPLNPSDVTLTWGTIPSGFTPNADGTITVVPNTPAGTYTLTYTICEKLNPSNCKTTTVKVVVVPDVIEAQDDTFAPIAGVTGGTAGNVLSDNGKGADMLGVNPATVTDVTISEVTPATPINGGNVPSLNIATGEVTVPANTPAGTYSIVYQICEKLNSSNCDTATATVVVSPADLEAVPDDFTATPIGGTDGGKTSSVLTNDKLNGTPLNPSDVTLTWGTIPSGFTPNADGTITVVPNTPAGTYTLTYTICEVLNPSNCKTTTVTVLVTASPIVANDDDYTMYPIYTTIGGTVSTSVLVNDTFEGVTATLGTVTISNPTTPNTNINIDPASGMVVVLPNTPVGTYTLTYTICEKGNPTNCSNQANVIVVVLDVPKASDDSATTEINTPVVVNILENDQNIPAIGKVSVVSGPSQGSVQVNDGGTPNDPSDDTVTYTPNLGFVGTDSFVYELCDAAGNCASATVTIEVVAGGDITPYNAISINDDGSNDVFYIKGIEGYPNNTVRIYNRWGVKVFEAHGYNNTTKAFRGISNGRVTVDVDKKLPQGTYYYVLEYTDASNQTHSEAGWLYIKR; this is encoded by the coding sequence ATGAGAAAATTACTAATGAAAAACTATGATGTTGTAACGCGATGTAGCGTTCGTATCCTGATGGTTGTAGCGATGTTCTTTACTACAACGATAGGCTTTTCGCAGAGTCCTCCTACATCTTATGCGGTGTTGGTGGGAGAAACCGACCCGCCACAGCCCAGTGTTTGTGGGGATGCTGGTGAGTATGTGGTTGAATTGATTCTAGGTAATACTGCTTCCAATGATGCTACTTTGGAAATTACTTTGCCTAATGATTTTGAGTATGAAGATGGCTCAATTCAAGCAAATGTGGGGAGTGCTACTTTTCAATCAAGATCAGGTAATAAAGTAATACTTAAACTAAATGTACCTGCTACATCAACAACTAGTCCTAAGATGAGTATAAGGTTTAGAGCAAGAACCCTTTGTGGTGCAATTGCCACTACAGTACAGGGGGCTACTAAACCTAAGATTTTATATAGGCTCATAGGGGTGGGAACTGAACAGATAAAAAGTAGTAAAGACATTAACGTACTGTATGCTGCATTGCAAACCAGTATTACTCCTTCTGCCGTGAACCTACCCTCTGGGGAACAAGTAGAGCGTACCATCGATTTACGTAACGGAGGTAATGGTACCATCAAAAGTTTTAGAATAAAAACTACTTTGGGAGCGGGTTTGCAAATAGTAAGTTCCGATACTTCACCTGCCACAGATTGGACGGTAAGTGATGATGGTGCCGGTACGTATGAGTTTAGTGGGGGTGTGTTGGCACCAGGGCAAACGGTAAGTATCAAACAAACAGTGCGTTTACAAGGTTGTACTGATTTCTCTAGTTCTTACACTGCGACTTACGGGTGTGATGCTTTGGCTTCGTGTGATTATCCTGAAATAAATGCTGCTACAGAAACCCCTGCTATTTCGTTAGACAATACTAAGAAACCGATTTTAGAGATTATTCACGTAGGGGCTGATGGTAATCCACTCACAGTAGCTAAAAATGGAGGCTTGTGCTTGGACACAGATATCTATCATTACATCAAAATTGAAAATAAAGGTCAAGGTGTTGCAAAAGATCTTATTTTTACTATCGAAACTTCCACTGGTGATCGTTTTGGCTCTACTTATTTTATAGAGAACAGTTACGAAATGGCAGATGACCATGCATTTACTCAAAATGTAGAAACGCCTATACTAACGGCTCCTATGGCAGGAGACGGTTACAAGTGGAAAGCGGAATGGGGAGGTCGTTTTGGGACCACAGGAAAACATTGGCTTTATGAGATGAGATTGCGTGATATACCTGCGGGCGGTGCATTATATGTACGTGTAAAATCCCGTAATAATTCTGCTACAGTAGGGTGTGCTACTACACCTGCTAATTTAGCATATGGATATATTGTTTCAAAAGTGAGATATAGCAATGCTAATCAATGCGTAACCTCTGCACCTGTAACTACAAATCAAACACCAATAAATGTTGGACAAGAAATTGATTTTAGAGGATTTAATGAGGCTAGTGTTTCTGTAGAAGGAGGAAAAGTTTATAATGGTTCTTTTAACGTTAATAGGGTATTAGCTACTTGGAATGGACTTAAAAAAGACGATTATTTTGATATTGTTTTACAACTCTCACCTTCGTTTACTAACATACAAGAAAGTTCTCTTAAACTTTTTACAAATACAGGAGTTCCAGTAAATCCTAGCGAGGTTATTACAAATGGCAATGAGGTGCGTTTTCGATTTAAATATCAGAATGATATTAAACCATACGATAACAAAGTATGGTCAGGTGCTGACTTCAGTATTAATGGGTTGAAGATTAAATTTGACGCTACCTATAATTGTGGTACAACAGTAGGAGGGGATGAAGCGTGGTACAAATTAAATATGGAACTTAAAAGAACCGAGTCTTGTGGTACCTCATTTACAATGCCAACTCGCTGCATTAAAGTTGACTTAACACCTTATGGGTGTTCTTCTGGATGTGCCGATGGGTTTGTACGTGAAATTCCTACAATTGAGCGTACCGTTTATGGTTTTGAGCCCACCGATCCTGATAATCAAGGAGTGCCTAAGTACGATGGTTCGGGAAATCTTATTCCTATAAATCCCGATACCTATACAAGAACTTTACAAAAATCTTCTTTCCATATTGGAGATAGAATCCGATTTAAACAAAGTGGTAAGGTTAACAAAACGACTGCTGATCAATGGACTCAGGGTCAGTTTTCTTTTCCGATGCCTGAAAATTTACATGCTGATGCAGATCCTTTGACTATCATTGATCCACAAAGTGTTATTTTAACTCTTCAACGTGCTGGTGCAACCTATACGGCAACGGCTTTAGGTCTTATTCAGACGGGTAATAAAACCATTACCGTTAATTTTGATATTCCGACTTTACAAGCCAAAGGATTTCCTCCTTCTATTGCAGATTTTCAGAATGGAGACGTTCTTACAATCTCAATGGATATGACTCCTAATAAATTTGGTCATACAAGTCAAGGACAGAAATTGTTTTATCCTAATTTCAAATTGATTCATAACGGAGCGGATGTAGTTTGTGGACCTCCAGGTATTGCTAATAGCTATTATGGAATTACTCGGTTTGGTTTACATGTGGTCCCTAATCAGGATCAATACCCAACGTATCGTCAAATATTGGAGTGTGAACGAGGATCCCAATCGTATTTTTATTTTGATACATTTATGAATGAGATACTTACCACTAATGCAATGTTTCCTAATGAGCACCGAACTTTCTTACGTCCTAAAAAAATATGGTTTAATGTACCTAAAGGACTTATTTTGACAGGAGTCAAATTGCGATTAGATGGACAAGGTAGTGCCAATTTTTCAGACACTCATATCGATATAGACGCAGATAATGGTGATGGTAATGATGCCGAAGTTACCGATAATACCAATTATGGGTTTGATTTGGAAAAGGCGTTACGTACCCTTATAAACAATAAAGTAGGTCACGGAGACAAACCTTTGCATATTGACGAGGGTTACCGTATATTCATTGTTCCAGAGGTAAAACTTAATTGTTACTCTGGAGAAGCAGAAGTGCTATCTATGGAAATGGAACTTGAGGGTACAGGGCATTCGGTAAACCATTCTGGATTTACGCATTTTAATCAGACTAATATACGAACCATTAGACGAGAAATAAAATATCTTGCAGACAACGATAAAATAACAACTACAGTAGCTCAGCCTAATTATGTCGGGAATACGAATGAGGTACGTTGGGTAGTACAAGTAGCGAATAGTTCTACTTTCCATAAATTTACCAATTTGTGGATAGCATCAACCGATATGGAAATCACTTCGGTACAAGAAGTTACTGACGCTACGGGCAATACTCTTATAGGAATTACACCGACAAAAGAGCCTTCTGGTATTTTTAAATTGGATAAATTAGAACCTACTAAAACCCGTTATTTCTTAGTAACGGCTAACGTTCCTGAGTGTGGCACTGGCAACAAAAATATTTTGTTTGGACAAGGTTGTGAGGGCTATCCGAATGCTATTGATGCTGACTCACCCTGTGTTAAGAAGTTGCCTGTAAAATACACAAAAACCGAAGCGGCATTTCAAGTGAAAATTATAAGCCAACCACCTGCAGATACTCGTCCGAAATTATGTGACCAAATTGAGTACGATATTGAAGTCAATAATTCCGGAGCAGGTTTGGCAAAAGATATCACATTGAACATTCCATTAGGAACTGATCAAGGATTATTCTTTGTTCCTGGAAGTGCCCATATTTCTCAAAAATATACAACAGGAACGCAAAATACTACTGGAAGTTGGGCAAATGCTAACGTAACAAGTGCTAATGATATTATAACTATCAGTTTAGGAGATAACACTTTGTCAAGTGGGGAAAAGATCCGTGTACGTTTTAAGGTACAGACCACGAATGATTGTAAATTTGCGAGTCATCAAAAATTACAATTTATACCTAAGGGGAAAAACTTCTGTGGTAGTGAAATAATCAATATCAACAGTGCTACTAGTGATAATTTGATTATTGAAGGAGATACTTCAAACAGACCAGTTGTGGTTATAAACCAATCTACTGCTGTGGTGACCTTTAACGAAGTAGGAGCAACAGGAAAACCATCGGCTAAATATACGTTGAAATTTAGCAATGAAGGAAGTGCTTCTAATGCGGACCCTATCAATGCTAATGCTAAATTGGCGATAAAATTACCTACTGGGTGGACTTTTAATAGCCCACAAGAAATTGTTACCAAATCTGTAGGAAAATTAGAATACGAAGGCTTACAAGATGATTTCTACGTATATAAGCTACTTACACCTGTAATCAAAGGACAATTTTTAGAATTGAATGATGTATCTATGGAATTTACGGGAATATTTCCTTGTAATATCGCTCAAGATATACATACAGAGTTATACTATGTGATAGATGCTGGTGTATTTGGCTCAAGTTGTTCACCAACTCCCAGTTGTAACTTGAAAACGATTATAGTTGAGCGTAAGATGCCTCTAGAAATTAGCCTACCTAAAGCAAACTTAAAAGCAGGTGCCAATACTGAATTCTGCGGAACTAAAACCGTTGCCGATTTAAGCAATCTGATAGAGCAAAATGCGAATTTGGCTTGGTACACTACTGCTACGGGCGGAACAGCTTTAGCATCAACTCATCAAATTACATCCACAACTTATTACGTAGCGCTTAAAGATGCGTTAACAGGTTGTGAAAGTGCTGAACGTTTGGCGGTTTCAGTTACTATCAAAGAACAATCGGAAAGAGGACACATAACTAAGACAGAAGATGCTTTCTGTAATGTAAATTCTGTAACGGTAGCTCAATTGAAATCATACATAAATAATCAAGGTGAAGATGGTGAGATTAAAATATATGAAATAGACCCTGTTACACAAGCACCTACCACGTTAAAAACAGATGCAGATCAGCTGACAGCAGGGCAGATGTACGCTTACACACGTACTCAAGTAGGAAAATGTGAAAGTGTGTATAATCATATTACCCTTACCATTGGTAAATCGGCTACCCCTGCTGCTCTTACAGAGACTTTATGTGGTGCTATTTCGGTAGATAACTTAAAAGCGAAGTTTGTTGTACCTGTTGGAGCAGTAATAAAGGTATATTTAGGAACTTCTGAGGTTACTTCGGGTGATTTGATGGCAGGATTCTATCAGGTATCAGTTGTTGAAAATGGCAAATGTGAGAGTAACAAACAAAATGTAATAATTCATACCTCTGCTGATGTACCTACTTTCACTATTGTGAACAAAGATTGTACGACATTGGGTAGTGTTACAATTTCAAATTATAACGGAATTAACACCTATGAGTTTAGTGATACAGCATTGACCATGGATGATACTACTGGAAAAATCACTGGCTTTGTTTATGGTCAAGCGTACACAGTTACGGTAACTGCCGCAGGAGGATGTCAAGCACAGGCAACTTTTACAGTTAATGATACTTGCGTGATTGATGCCGTTGATGATACCTTTGCTCCTGTTAGTGGTACTGTTGGCGGAGAGGCAGGTAATGTGCTTTCTGATAACGGAAATGGTAAGGATAAATTAGGTAGTGAAGATGCTACAACTTCGAATGTTCAGATAAGTGTAGTAACACCTGCTGGTACAGGAAATGTACCTCAGTTAGATACTACAACAGGTAAAGTAACCGTACCTGCGGGTACTCCTGCTGGAACTTATACGATAGTTTACAAAATATGTGATAACAATAATCTTAGTAATTGTGATACGGCAACGGCAACCATATTGGTTAGTACTATAAAGGCTGAAGATGATGATATGAGTGGTTCGCCAGTAAATGGGTCGGTAGGAAATCCGAATGTTGTAAACGTACTGACGAATGATATTTTTGATGGTGTACCTAATATCCTAATTTCAAAGGTGAAGCTCACTGTAATTTCTCAAGCAACGCCAATAGGAAGTACTACGAATGTGCCAACTCTTGATTCAGCAACAGGAGATGTGAGTGTGCCAACAGGTACCCCAGCCGGAACTTATACAATTACTTATGAAATTTGTATTTCGGGTACGACTATTTGTGATACAGCCACAGCAACGGTTGTAGTTACAGCACAGCTTATAAAGGCCCAAGATGATACTTTTGCTCCTATTGCAGGAGTTACAGGAGGAACAGCAGGTAATGTACTTTTTGATAATGGAAAAGGTGCTGATATGTTAGGCGGTAATCCTGTGACAGTTACTGATGTTACGATTTCAGAGGTTACTCCAGCCACACCGATTAATGGTGGTAATGTACCTAGTTTGAATATAGCTACAGGAGAGGTTACTGTACCGGCAAATACTCCAGCAGGGACTTATAGTATAGTGTATCAAATTTGTGAGAAATTAAATCCATCGAATTGTAGTACAGCAACAGCAACGGTTGTAGTTACAGCTCAGGATATAGTCGCCCAAGATGATACTTTTGCTCCTATTGCAGGAGTTACAGGAGGAACTGTAGGTAATGTACTTTCTGATAATGGAAAAGGTGCTGATATGTTAGGTGGTAATCCAGCGACAGTTACTAATGTTACGATTTCAGAGGTTACTCCAGCCACACCGATTAATGGTGGTAATGTACCTAGTTTGAATAAAGGTACAGGAGAGGTTACTGTACCAGCAAATACTCCAGCAGGGACTTATAGTATAGTATATCAAATTTGTGAGAAATTAAATCCATCGAATTGTGATACAGCCACAGCAACGGTTGTGGTAAGTCCAGCAGATTTGGAGGCAGTTCCAGATGACTTTAGCGCAACACCAATTCGTGGAACTGATGGAGGAAAAACATCAAGTGTTCTAACCAATGACAAGTTGAATGGAACTCCGTTAAATCCTTCTGATGTTACGCTTACTTGGGGAACTATTCCGAGTGGATTTACACCAAATGCAGACGGAACCATTACCGTAGTGCCAAATACCCCAGCAGGTACATATACTCTGACTTACACAATTTGTGAGAAATTAAATCCATCGAACTGTAAGACAACTACTGTTAAGGTAGTTGTAGTTCCAGATGTAATAGAGGCACAAGATGATACTTTTGCTCCTATTGCAGGAGTTACAGGAGGAACAGCAGGTAATGTACTTTCTGATAATGGAAAAGGTGCTGATATGTTAGGGGTTAATCCTGCGACAGTTACTGATGTTACGATTTCAGAGGTTACTCCAGCCACACCGATTAACGGTGGTAATGTACCTAGTTTGAATATAGCTACAGGAGAGGTTACTGTACCGGCAAATACTCCAGCAGGGACTTATAGTATAGTATATCAAATTTGTGAGAAATTAAATTCATCGAATTGTGATACAGCCACAGCAACGGTTGTGGTAAGTCCAGCAGATTTGGAGGCAGTTCCAGATGACTTTACCGCAACACCAATTGGTGGAACTGATGGAGGAAAAACATCAAGTGTTCTAACCAATGACAAGTTGAATGGAACTCCGTTAAATCCTTCTGATGTTACGCTTACTTGGGGAACTATTCCGAGTGGATTTACACCAAATGCAGACGGAACCATTACTGTAGTGCCAAATACCCCAGCAGGTACATATACTCTGACTTACACAATCTGTGAGGTTTTAAATCCATCGAATTGTAAGACAACCACGGTTACGGTATTAGTAACAGCATCGCCAATTGTGGCAAATGATGATGACTATACAATGTACCCAATATATACAACCATCGGAGGAACCGTAAGTACATCTGTGTTGGTAAATGATACATTTGAAGGAGTGACAGCAACTTTAGGAACAGTTACCATTTCAAATCCTACCACACCAAATACGAACATAAACATTGATCCTGCCAGTGGAATGGTTGTGGTTTTACCAAACACGCCAGTGGGTACATACACACTAACTTACACAATTTGTGAAAAAGGAAATCCAACAAATTGTAGTAATCAAGCCAATGTAATAGTAGTGGTTTTAGATGTTCCGAAGGCAAGTGATGATTCTGCAACTACAGAAATAAATACACCTGTAGTGGTAAATATTTTGGAAAACGACCAGAATATCCCAGCAATAGGAAAAGTATCTGTGGTGAGTGGTCCATCACAAGGCAGCGTACAAGTGAACGATGGAGGTACACCAAATGACCCATCTGATGATACAGTTACTTATACACCAAATCTAGGTTTTGTAGGTACCGATTCTTTTGTGTACGAACTTTGTGACGCAGCGGGTAATTGTGCGAGTGCTACGGTTACAATTGAAGTGGTAGCAGGAGGAGACATCACACCTTACAATGCGATTTCTATCAATGATGATGGTTCAAATGATGTATTCTATATCAAAGGAATTGAAGGATATCCAAACAATACTGTGCGTATTTACAATCGTTGGGGTGTTAAGGTGTTTGAAGCCCACGGTTATAATAACACCACAAAAGCCTTTAGAGGAATTTCTAATGGTCGAGTAACGGTAGATGTGGATAAAAAACTTCCGCAAGGCACGTACTACTATGTATTGGAATACACCGATGCTTCAAATCAAACGCATAGTGAGGCGGGTTGGTTGTACATTAAGCGATAG
- the queD gene encoding 6-carboxytetrahydropterin synthase QueD — protein sequence MSTIRITKKFEFEAGHALYGYDGKCKNLHGHSYKLHVTVVGKPINDPNNVKYGMVIDFGDLKRIVKQEIIDEFDHAMIFNANSPHLELANELKAKGHYIILVDYQPTSENLVADFANRIKRYLPENVTLFSLRLQETESSYAEWFASDNL from the coding sequence ATGAGTACAATACGCATTACTAAAAAGTTTGAATTTGAGGCGGGACACGCTTTGTATGGTTACGACGGAAAGTGTAAAAATCTGCACGGACATAGCTATAAGTTGCACGTTACCGTAGTTGGTAAGCCTATAAACGACCCCAATAATGTAAAATACGGAATGGTGATTGATTTTGGTGATTTGAAACGCATCGTGAAGCAGGAAATTATTGATGAATTTGACCACGCGATGATTTTCAATGCCAATTCACCACATTTGGAGTTGGCAAACGAACTTAAAGCCAAAGGACATTATATTATTTTGGTGGATTATCAGCCTACAAGTGAAAATTTGGTTGCTGATTTTGCCAATCGTATCAAAAGATATTTACCCGAAAATGTAACTTTATTTTCGCTTCGTTTGCAAGAAACTGAAAGTTCATACGCTGAATGGTTTGCTTCGGACAATTTGTGA
- a CDS encoding ISAs1 family transposase has product MSENELCIGQKKVADKSNEITAIPEIINSLDIENSVVSIDAMGCQKEIASLIMAKKGHYFLSLKSVLLDENLSVWAGLKTLIQIESERCLGADIQKEMRYYISSEEGLSADYFNELVRGNEDSKPPTIQIT; this is encoded by the coding sequence GTGAGCGAAAACGAACTTTGTATCGGACAGAAAAAAGTAGCAGATAAATCCAATGAGATAACGGCTATTCCTGAAATCATCAATAGTTTAGATATTGAAAATTCGGTAGTTAGCATTGATGCGATGGGCTGTCAGAAAGAAATAGCATCTTTAATTATGGCGAAAAAAGGGCATTATTTCCTGTCCTTAAAATCGGTGTTGCTTGACGAAAATTTATCGGTTTGGGCGGGGTTGAAAACCCTGATTCAAATTGAATCCGAAAGGTGTTTAGGTGCTGATATTCAGAAAGAAATGAGATATTATATCAGCAGTGAAGAGGGCTTATCGGCGGATTATTTCAATGAATTAGTTCGTGGGAACGAAGACTCAAAGCCACCTACAATACAGATTACCTAA
- a CDS encoding UDP-2,3-diacylglucosamine diphosphatase, producing MNLQLQPDKKIYFASDNHLGAPDFVASRQRELAFVNWLDQIEADAGAIFLLGDLFDFWFEYKTVVPKGFVRVLGKLASLTDKGIPIYFFVGNHDLWMNDYFQKELNIPVFHKPLEFESCGKCFLVGHGDGLGPGDKGFKRMKKVFTNPVAKWFFRWLHPDIGVRLAQHLSVKNKLISGDEDVKFLGEDNEWLVQYCKRKLKTKHYDYFLFGHRHLPMEIELSSHSKYINTGDWIHYFTYAVFDGKEVVLVNCKE from the coding sequence TTGAACTTACAACTTCAACCAGATAAAAAAATTTATTTCGCTTCTGACAATCATTTGGGGGCACCTGATTTCGTGGCAAGTCGTCAGCGGGAATTAGCTTTTGTGAATTGGCTTGACCAGATTGAAGCAGATGCAGGAGCGATTTTTCTGTTGGGTGATTTATTCGACTTTTGGTTCGAATATAAAACGGTTGTTCCAAAAGGGTTTGTACGCGTTTTGGGGAAATTGGCATCCCTAACCGATAAAGGAATTCCGATTTACTTTTTTGTTGGAAATCACGATTTATGGATGAACGATTATTTCCAAAAAGAATTGAATATTCCTGTTTTTCACAAACCGCTGGAGTTTGAGTCTTGCGGTAAATGCTTTCTGGTGGGGCACGGCGACGGACTCGGACCAGGCGACAAGGGTTTTAAACGGATGAAAAAAGTGTTTACCAATCCAGTAGCAAAATGGTTTTTCCGATGGCTACATCCTGATATTGGGGTGCGACTGGCACAACACCTTTCGGTAAAAAATAAGTTAATTTCAGGAGATGAAGACGTGAAATTCTTAGGAGAAGATAACGAATGGTTGGTGCAATACTGCAAACGCAAGTTAAAAACCAAACATTATGATTATTTTCTTTTCGGACATCGGCATTTGCCAATGGAGATTGAGCTTTCGAGTCATTCCAAGTACATAAACACAGGCGATTGGATTCACTATTTTACTTATGCCGTTTTTGACGGAAAAGAAGTTGTATTGGTGAATTGTAAAGAATAG